In Naumovozyma castellii chromosome 1, complete genome, one DNA window encodes the following:
- the CDC48 gene encoding AAA family ATPase CDC48 (ancestral locus Anc_7.288), with the protein MKKEEHKPLLDASGADHLDDDPTATAILRKKKKANNLLVDDATNDDNSVIAINSNTMDTLELFRGDTVLVKGKKRKDTVLIVLIDDELEDGACRLNRVVRNNLRIRLGDLISVHPCPDIKYATRISVLPIADSIEGLTGNLFDVFLKPYFVEAYRPVRKGDHFIVRGGMRQVEFKVVDVEPEEYAVVAQDTVIHWEGEPINREDEENNINEVGYDDIGGCRKQMAQIREMVELPLRHPQLFKAIGIKPPRGVLMYGPPGTGKTLMARAVANETGAFFFLINGPEVMSKMAGESESNLRKAFEEAEKNAPAIIFIDEIDSIAPKRDKTNGEVERRVVSQLLTLMDGMKSRSNVVVIAATNRPNSIDPALRRFGRFDREVDIGIPDATGRLEVLRIHTKNMKLADDVDLEYIASETHGYVGADIASLCSEAAMQQIREKMDLIDLDEEEIDAEVLDSLGVTMDNFRFALGNSNPSALRETVVESVNVTWDDIGGLDEIKQELKETVEYPVLHPDQYTKFGLSPSKGVLFYGPPGTGKTLLAKAVATEVSANFISVKGPELLSMWYGESESNIRDIFDKARASAPTVVFLDELDSIAKARGNSAGDNGSDRVVNQLLTEMDGMNAKKNVFVIGATNRPDQIDPAILRPGRLDQLIYVPLPDEPARLSILKAQLRKTPLEPGLDLNAIAKAAQGFSGADLSYIVQRAAKFAIKESIELQKLLEESKEVKAEEDIEMGDSGAEPKQESEEPEEDPVPFITKEHFAEAMKTAKRSVSDAELRRYEAYSQQMKASRGQFSSFDFENADASGNGGNGASFGADGAGDDDDLYN; encoded by the coding sequence atgaagaaagaagaacacAAACCGTTATTAGACGCATCTGGTGCAGATCACTTAGATGACGATCCTACAGCTACCGCCATCTtaagaaaaaagaagaaggctAATAACTTGTTGGTCGACGATGCTACCAATGATGATAACTCTGTCATTGCCATCAACTCTAATACCATGGATACTTTAGAATTATTCCGGGGGGACACTGTTTTGGTTAAGGGtaagaagagaaaagaCACCGTCTTGATCGTTTTAATTGATGACGAGCTAGAAGACGGTGCATGTAGATTGAACCGTGTTGTTCGTAATAATCTACGTATCAGATTAGGTGACCTGATCAGTGTGCACCCATGTCCAGATATTAAATACGCTACTAGAATATCTGTCTTACCAATCGCAGATTCCATTGAAGGGCTAACAGGTAATCTATTTGACGTCTTCTTGAAGCCTTACTTTGTTGAAGCATATAGACCTGTTAGAAAGGGGGATCATTTCATAGTAAGAGGTGGTATGAGACAAGTAGAATTTAAGGTTGTTGATGTGGAACCTGAAGAATACGCTGTCGTTGCACAAGATACCGTTATTCATTGGGAAGGTGAACCAATTAACAGagaggatgaagaaaataacaTTAACGAAGTTGGTTACGATGACATTGGTGGTTGTCGTAAACAAATGGCTCAAATTAGAGAAATGGTTGAATTACCTTTGAGACATCCTCAATTATTTAAAGCCATTGGTATTAAACCACCAAGAGGTGTCCTAATGTATGGTCCACCTGGTACTGGTAAGACATTGATGGCTAGAGCTGTTGCGAACGAAACAGGtgccttcttcttcttaataAATGGTCCAGAGGTTATGTCCAAGATGGCCGGTGAATCTGAATCTAACTTAAGAAAGGCCTTCgaagaagctgaaaagAATGCACCAgctattatttttatagaTGAAATTGACTCTATTGCACCAAAGAGAGATAAGACAAATGGTGAAGTGGAAAGAAGAGTTGTTTCCCAATTATTGACTTTAATGGATGGTATGAAATCTAGGTCAAATGTTGTCGTCATTGCAGCTACTAATAGACCAAACTCCATTGATCCTGCATTGAGGAGATTTGGTAGATTCGATCGTGAAGTTGATATTGGTATCCCCGATGCCACAGGAAGATTAGAAGTGCTACGTATCCATACCAAAAACATGAAATTAGCTGATGATGTTGACTTGGAATATATTGCATCAGAAACTCATGGTTATGTTGGTGCTGATATTGCATCTTTATGTTCTGAAGCTGCCATGCAACAAATTCGTGAAAAGATGGATTTAATAGatttagatgaagaagaaattgatgcTGAAGTTCTAGATTCATTAGGAGTCACGATGGATAACTTCAGATTTGCCTTAGGTAACTCTAACCCATCTGCCCTACGTGAAACTGTTGTGGAAAGTGTTAATGTTACTTGGGATGATATTGGTGGTttagatgaaattaaacaagaattaaaagaaaCCGTCGAATATCCTGTTTTACATCCAGATCAATATACGAAGTTTGGCCTATCTCCATCAAAGGGTGTTCTTTTCTATGGTCCACCAGGTACAGGTAAGACTTTATTAGCAAAGGCTGTGGCCACGGAGGTTTCTGCTAACTTCATATCTGTCAAGGGTCCTGAATTGTTAAGTATGTGGTACGGTGAATCAGAATCCAACATTCGTGATATCTTTGACAAGGCAAGAGCATCTGCACCAACTGTTGTGTTCttggatgaattggatTCCATTGCCAAGGCAAGAGGTAATTCTGCTGGTGACAATGGAAGTGATAGAGTGGTGAATCAATTATTGACAGAAATGGATGGTATGAATGCCAAGAAGAATGTTTTCGTCATTGGTGCCACCAATAGACCCGATCAAATTGATCCAGCTATTCTAAGACCAGGTAGATTAGATCAATTGATTTATGTTCCACTACCAGATGAACCAGCTAGATTATCCATTTTGAAAGCACAATTGAGAAAGACTCCATTAGAACCAGGTCTTGATCTTAACGCTATTGCTAAAGCTGCACAAGGTTTCTCTGGTGCAGATTTATCATATATTGTTCAAAGAGCTGCTAAATTCGCCATTAAAGAATCTATTGAATTACAAAAACTCCTTGAAGAATCTAAGGAAGTTAAggcagaagaagatattgaaatggGTGATTCTGGTGCTGAACCAAAACAAGAATCCGAAGAACCAGAAGAAGATCCAGTTCCATTCATTACTAAAGAACATTTTGCTGAAGCTATGAAGACTGCTAAGCGTTCTGTTTCCGATGCAGAATTACGTCGTTATGAAGCTTACTCACAACAAATGAAGGCTTCCAGAGGCCAATTCAGTAGTTTTGATTTCGAAAATGCTGACGCAAGTGGTAACGGTGGTAATGGTGCTTCATTCGGTGCTGATGGTGCTGGTGATGACGATGATTTGTACAACTAA
- the NCAS0A13770 gene encoding cyclin family protein (ancestral locus Anc_7.289) → MSDYEALLSFNKRAVSHEMIQFLASTTASIIQVKPHSEPKTNTAHIIPTLSNFIKALIKHSNVQTPTLMATTVYLSKLKSIIPCNVYGIETTRHRIFLGCLILAAKTLNDSSPMNKHWAQYTDGLLQIREVNTIERELLEYFDWDVTIKTKDLIICLSPLLQPIIEQSLRKNQMDLLLFNAPTPGKVRNYIDSSSPNSHSRSSSNMSLPSLVSSATLSTVESTRSRLSNLCGNTHINTISEQEEYSPVPRKTSAAYRGNPYNSPLSDTENKAQVPTKLRKNSKGYPTILKSGLDKPINQSDTKRSAWVSFFK, encoded by the coding sequence ATGTCAGACTACGAAGCTTTACTATCCTTTAACAAGAGGGCTGTGTCCCACGAAATGATTCAATTCCTAGCATCAACGACAGCTTCAATCATTCAAGTGAAACCACACAGTGAACCAAAAACAAACACAGCTCACATAATACCTACATTGTCAAATTTTATCAAGGCTTTAATTAAGCATTCTAATGTACAAACTCCAACACTCATGGCTACTACAGTGTACCTTTCCaaattaaaatcaataataCCTTGTAATGTGTACGGTATCGAAACTACAAGACACAGAATATTTTTAGGTTGTCTGATTCTTGCAGCTAAGACTCTAAATGACTCCTCTCCCATGAATAAACATTGGGCCCAATATACTGATGGATTACTACAGATACGAGAAGTGAACACTATCGAACGTGAACtattggaatattttgacTGGGATGTTACTATAAAGACCAAGGATTTAATTATATGCCTATCTCCATTATTACAACCAATCATAGAACAAAGCCTAAGAAAGAACCAAATGGATTTACTATTGTTCAATGCTCCAACACCGGGCAAGGTCAGAAACTACATCGATTCAAGCAGTCCAAATTCTCATTCTCgctcttcttcaaatatgtCGCTACCATCATTGGTTTCGTCCGCCACTTTATCTACTGTAGAATCAACAAGATCCCGTTTGTCCAACCTCTGTGGTAATACTCATATAAATACAATTtcagaacaagaagaatataGCCCTGTTCCACGCAAGACATCAGCCGCCTACCGTGGAAATCCTTACAATTCTCCATTAAGTGACACTGAAAATAAAGCCCAAGTCCCAACTAAATTGAGGAAGAATTCAAAGGGATATCCCACCATTTTAAAGAGTGGGTTGGATAAACCAATCAATCAATCTGATACTAAAAGATCAGCTTGGGTTTCgttttttaaataa
- the NCAS0A13780 gene encoding uncharacterized protein (ancestral locus Anc_7.292) produces the protein MMKRKSTEEISSHLVTPEEPSTIKDKTRPGNESTELEKIGGESSSTVTKDDDSVTKDPFLSSLRSTTELENSIVSLVQRLKDSTDKEIVENEEIIEVLEKALTSISHWTLQSQLLQLQQKNSDRSAVEVSLAKKEVEFLAKRKNSQRSDASEKESVKRFKIKQYSNDKFVNSKDGGESPQKKSKIGTSAQKKPHPNTLPMTTSEQPETRESPPTAGSLKLVENNKVHPRMRRTSDNPSTNEYIRVFHLQKSLGNEKS, from the coding sequence atgatgaagaggaaaagcACAGAGGAAATCTCGAGTCATTTAGTGACACCGGAGGAACCAAGCACCATAAAAGATAAGACACGACCAGGCAATGAGTCAACTGAACTGGAGAAAATAGGAGGAGAAAGCAGTTCAACTGTTACGAAGGATGATGACTCAGTGACTAAGGATCCATTTTTATCTTCTCTTAGGAGTACCACAGAATTGGAGAACTCGATAGTGAGTCTAGTACAAAGATTGAAAGACTCTACAGATAAAGAGATTgtagaaaatgaagaaattattgagGTTTTAGAGAAAGCATTAACATCTATTTCGCATTGGACTCTGCAGTCGCAACTACTGCAACTACAACAGAAAAATAGTGATAGGAGCGCAGTGGAGGTCTCTTTAGCTAAAAAGGAGGTAGAATTTCTagcaaagagaaaaaattcACAAAGGTCTGATGCCTCAGAAAAGGAATCAGTGAAAAGGTTTAAGATTAAACAATATTccaatgataaatttgttAATTCAAAAGATGGAGGTGAATCGCCACAGAAGAAAAGTAAAATTGGCACATCAGCTCAGAAGAAACCACATCCTAATACCCTCCCCATGACAACATCCGAACAACCAGAAACTCGTGAAAGTCCCCCAACAGCAGGCTCACTTAAACTGGTcgaaaataataaagtgCATCCAAGAATGAGGAGGACAAGTGATAACCCTTCTacaaatgaatatataCGGGTTTTCCATCTACAGAAAAGCCTAGGAAATGAAAAATCGTGA
- the STF1 gene encoding ATPase-binding protein (ancestral locus Anc_7.294): MLASRTTFARSLRYQCHNLTLLRLYSDGSIGSSRGSIQDSFLKRERAKEEYFIRQHEKEQFSHIKEQLKTHQKKLDTLQEKIDKLTNNS, translated from the coding sequence ATGCTGGCCTCCCGTACAACGTTCGCCAGATCCCTAAGATATCAATGTCACAATCTAACTTTATTGAGATTATATTCGGACGGCTCCATCGGCAGTTCCAGAGGTAGTATACAGGACTCATTTCTCAAAAGGGAAAGAGCGAAGGAGGAGTACTTTATCAGACAGCATGAAAAGGAACAATTCAGTCACATTAAGGAGCAATTAAAGACTCATCAAAAGAAACTGGACACACTTCAAGAGAAAATCGACAAGTTGACCAACAATTCATAA
- the LYS21 gene encoding homocitrate synthase LYS21 (ancestral locus Anc_7.295): MSEKEFQQVGESTTGPAQQNPYGPNPADFLSNVNNFQLIDSTLREGEQFANAFFSTEKKIEIAKALDDFGVDYIELTSPVASEQSRKDCEAICKLGLKAKILTHIRCHMDDARVAVETGVDGVDVVIGTSKFLRQYSHGKDMNYIANSAVEVINFVKSKGIEIRFSSEDSFRSDLVDLLNIYKTVNKIGVNRVGIADTVGCANPRQVYELVRTLKSVVSCDIECHFHNDTGCAIANAYTALEGGARLIDVSVLGIGERNGITPLGGLMARMIVAAPEYVKSKYKLKKIRDIENLVADAVEVNIPFNNPITGFCAFTHKAGIHAKAILANPSTYEILDPHDFGLKRYIHFANRLTGWNAIKSRVDQLNLNLTDAQIKEITAKIKKLGDVRPLNIDDVDSIIKDFHMELTTPMLKPTEGEGEEEPLDITGEPASKKVKTK, from the coding sequence ATGAGTGAAAAAGAATTCCAGCAAGTCGGTGAATCTACCACCGGTCCAGCCCAACAAAACCCATACGGTCCAAACCCAGCTGACTTTTTATCTAATGtcaataatttccaattgatTGACTCCACACTAAGAGAAGGTGAACAATTCGCCAACGCTTTCTTTTCCACTGAAAAGAAGATCGAAATTGCCAAAGCTTTGGATGATTTCGGTGTTGATTATATCGAATTAACTTCCCCAGTGGCTTCCGAACAATCTAGAAAGGATTGTGAAGCCATTTGTAAATTGGGTTTAAAGGCCAAAATTTTGACTCATATTAGATGTCATATGGATGACGCCAGAGTCGCCGTGGAAACCGGTGTGGATGGTGTTGATGTGGTTATTGGTACTTCCAAATTCTTAAGACAATATTCTCACGGTAAAGATATGAATTATATTGCCAATAGTGCCGTGGAAGTTATCAATTTCGTTAAATCCAAAGGTATTGAAATTAGATTCTCTTCTGAAGATTCATTCAGAAGTGATTTAGTCGATCTTCTAAACATTTATAAGACTGTCAACAAAATTGGTGTGAACAGAGTTGGTATTGCTGACACTGTCGGTTGTGCTAATCCAAGACAAGTTTATGAGTTAGTAAGAACTTTAAAGAGTGTTGTTTCTTGCGACATTGAATGTCATTTCCATAACGATACTGGTTGTGCCATTGCTAATGCCTACACTGCATTGGAAGGTGGTGCTAGATTAATCGATGTCAGTGTTTTAGGTATCGGTGAAAGAAACGGTATTACCCCATTGGGTGGGCTAATGGCTAGAATGATTGTAGCCGCTCCAGAATATGtcaaatccaaatataagttgaagaaaatcagagatattgaaaatttggttGCTGATGCAGTAGAAGTCAATATTCCATTTAACAATCCAATTACTGGGTTCTGTGCCTTCACTCACAAAGCCGGTATTCATGCAAAGGCTATCTTGGCTAATCCATCTACATACGAAATTCTAGATCCACATGATTTCGGTTTGAAGAGGTATATCCATTTCGCCAATAGGTTAACAGGTTGGAATGCAATCAAATCGAGAGtagatcaattgaatttgaatttaacaGATGCccaaattaaagaaattaccGCTAAGATCAAGAAGTTGGGTGATGTTAGACCACttaatattgatgatgtgGATTCTATCATCAAAGATTTCCATATGGAACTTACCACCCCAATGTTGAAACCAACAGAAGGTGAAGGTGAAGAGGAACCTCTTGATATTACAGGAGAACCTGCTTCCAAGAAGGTCAAGACTAAATAA
- the CDC53 gene encoding cullin CDC53 (ancestral locus Anc_7.296): MPDSLPRSDDLEATWNFIEPSISQILGNDNSASNASSFGVDKVLSPTMYMEVYTAIYNYCVNKSRSSGQFNTDKTNNQSSILVGSEIYEKLRVYLRQYVSNFQKNPNESFLQFYVRRWKRFTVGAIFLNHTFDYMNRYWVQKERSDGKRYIFDVNTLCLMTWKEVLFDPKSSDLVKEVLEQITAERDGNLIQRGHVATAIKSLVALGIDPQDLKKLNLNVYIQVFEKPFLKNTEEYYTKYSEEYLSTHSVTDYIFEAHELIKREERSMSMYWDDHTRKPLSETLNNVLIRNHIDKLEADFITLLDSRDHQKISALYSLMQRDFTLLPKLATAYEEYIRKSGERDISELISMHKASVQNHPHHEGSNPKRVALASINSLPPKSYIKKLLEVYGIFRSITTDCFRNEPLFTKALDNACRGYINSNEFAIPPGSPRSATSKTSEMLAKYSDQLLKKSSKSELVNDMSVDDIMTIFKFLTDKDAFESHYRRLFAKRLIHGTSTSDEDEEAIIQRLQSENSMEYTGKITKMFQDVRLSKILEDDFDVILKKAQANKNYKLPALQPFILAENMWPFSYQEVDFKLPIELQESHMKLEQVYTEKHNGRILKWLWPLCRGELIADIGKPGRVPFQFTVTLFQMAILLLFNDSDVLTLETIQEGTSLSIQNIAAAMVPFIKFKLIQQTPPGLEALMKPDTEFKLARPYKALKTNINFAGGVKNDILNGLISADGNSQRASGGADLTESEKVEKELGAERQIFLEACIVRIMKAKRKLPHTMLVNECIAQSHQRFNAKVSMIKRAIDSLIQKGYLQRCDDGESYTYLA, from the coding sequence ATGCCTGATTCATTACCAAGATCGGATGATTTAGAGGCAACATGGAACTTTATTGAACCTAGTATTAGCCAAATCTTAGGTAACGACAATTCCGCATCCAATGCTTCTTCATTTGGTGTTGATAAAGTTCTTTCTCCGACAATGTACATGGAAGTTTATACCGCAATTTATAACTACTGTGTTAATAAATCACGTTCATCAGGCCAATTCAATACTGATAAGACAAACAATCAATCTTCCATTCTAGTTGGTAGTGAAATTTATGAGAAATTAAGAGTTTATTTGAGACAATATGTCTCtaatttccaaaagaatCCTAATGAATCATTCTTACAATTTTACGTCAGACGTTGGAAAAGATTCACTGTGGGTGCAATCTTTTTAAATCACACTTTTGATTACATGAATAGATATTGGGTACAAAAGGAGAGAAGTGATGGTAAGAGATATATCTTTGACGTCAATACCTTATGCTTAATGACATGGAAAGAGGTGTTATTCGATCCTAAGAGTAGTGATCTCGTCAAAGAAGTATTAGAACAAATCACCGCTGAAAGAGACGGCAACTTAATCCAAAGAGGTCACGTTGCGACAGCTATCAAATCACTAGTTGCGTTAGGAATTGACCCGCaagatttaaagaaactaaACTTAAATGTCTATATCCAAGTGTTTGAGAAACCGTTCTTAAAGAATACAGAAGAATACTACACCAAATATTcagaagaatatttatcCACACACTCTGTTACGGACTATATTTTTGAAGCTCACGAGCTGATTAAACGTGAAGAAAGAAGTATGTCCATGTATTGGGATGATCACACAAGAAAACCTCTTTCGGAGACTTTGAACAATGTCTTAATTCGAAATCATATTGATAAGCTGGAAGCTGATTTTATCACGTTATTGGATTCCAGAGACCACCAAAAAATATCTGCACTCTATTCCTTAATGCAGAGAGATTTTACATTACTCCCCAAATTAGCTACTGCTTACgaagaatatattagaaAATCAGGAGAACGTGATATTTCTGAATTAATTTCCATGCATAAAGCATCTGTACAAAACCATCCTCATCATGAAGGTAGTAATCCAAAGAGAGTTGCCCTTGCTAGCATTAATTCGCTACCACCAAAAAGttatattaaaaaattactTGAGGTGTATGGTATTTTTCGTTCCATCACCACAGACTGTTTCCGTAATGAGCCCTTATTTACAAAGGCCTTAGACAATGCATGCAGAGGATATATAAACTCCAACGAATTTGCTATTCCTCCTGGTTCTCCACGATCTGCTACTTCCAAGACATCAGAGATGTTGGCTAAATACAGCGAtcaattgttgaagaaatcaagtAAGTCAGAATTGGTCAATGATATGTCTGTAGATGACATTATGacaattttcaaatttttaaCCGATAAGGATGCATTTGAGTCCCACTACCGTAGACTATTTGCCAAGAGATTAATCCACGGAACTTCCACATCtgacgaagatgaagaggcAATTATTCAAAGGTTACAAAGTGAAAACAGTATGGAATATACTGGTAAAATTACTAAGATGTTCCAAGATGTAAGATTATCTAAAATCTTAGAAGATGACTTCGATGTAATTCTTAAAAAGGCACAAGCAAATAAGAACTATAAACTACCTGCTTTACAACCATTTATACTGGCTGAAAATATGTGGCCCTTTTCTTATCAAGAGGTTGATTTCAAGCTACCCATTGAATTACAAGAGTCACATATGAAGTTGGAACAAGTATACACTGAAAAGCATAATGGTAGAATCTTAAAATGGCTATGGCCTCTCTGTCGTGGGGAATTAATAGCTGATATAGGTAAACCTGGCCGTGTACCTTTCCAATTCACAGTGACCTTGTTCCAGATGGCAATCTTACTACTCTTCAATGATTCAGATGTTTTGACTTTAGAAACTATTCAAGAAGGCACATCGTTATCCATTCAAAACATTGCTGCTGCAATGGTGccattcatcaaattcaaattaattCAACAAACCCCACCTGGTTTAGAAGCTCTAATGAAGCCCGACACCGAGTTCAAATTGGCTCGTCCATACAAGGCACTAAAAACGAACATTAACTTCGCAGGTGGTGTTAAGAATGACATATTAAATGGACTAATTTCAGCAGATGGTAATTCACAAAGAGCTTCTGGTGGAGCTGATCTTACTGAAAGCGAGAAAGTTGAAAAGGAGCTGGGTGCAGAAAGACAAATATTCCTTGAGGCATGTATTGTTAGAATTATGAAGGCTAAGAGGAAATTGCCACATACAATGTTGGTTAATGAATGCATAGCACAGTCTCATCAAAGGTTCAATGCAAAAGTTTCCATGATAAAAAGAGCCATTGACAGTTTGATTCAAAAAGGATATCTACAAAGATGCGATGATGGGGAATCATACACCTACTTAGcatga
- the SRF1 gene encoding phospholipase D regulator (ancestral locus Anc_7.297): MSSAHEGELHDNPISKLTQNIRETTTQSSDNDKDRVSDHPDINAEDKNTNNKDTQEHSQQTRDSQPQQTTYLNPNSFYPTTVPPFELESQLEKAKLKDSSKYDNVTTNYPSIYHDYEFKDQFLVTHDSKWGQFVNNVGSNPTYVHQQRYNVLDVESSSSKSNYNEKESNTEEELERLRVRKEVFQNLNSGWGGEQRLNALYNLPVEEDYEFKDQNDRNEWVQYISKMKKLYYGPQSKDMNSDMEILSTTSQTAGNRDVHHQAWLDELEREKKKWRQLRQRKLQQWKPGFFQLLFANQYLPLSFRIIIGILCCVSLGLATRIFQNSESHSISQVHGTVSQQPSTIMAICVNAIAILYIIYIAIDEFTGKPLGLRDPLDKMKLILLDLLFIIFSSANLALAFNTRFDKEWVCTGSSRDSDQYPKIAYICRKQEALSAFLFVALFMWVFTFTISIIRVVEKVSSTNARN, from the coding sequence ATGAGTTCAGCCCATGAAGGAGAACTTCATGATAACCCAATAAGCAAACTGACACAAAACATAAGGGAAACAACTACTCAAAGCAGTGACAATGATAAGGACCGTGTCAGTGACCATCCAGATATTAATGCTGAAGATAAGaataccaataataaagataCCCAAGAACATAGTCAGCAGACAAGGGACTCCCAGCCTCAACAAACTACATATCTGAACCCCAATTCCTTTTACCCCACTACTGTCCCTCCCTTTGAGCTTGAATCTCAATTAGAGAAGGCTAAGTTAAAGGACTCTAGCAAATATGATAATGTCACTACCAATTACCCTTCCATTTATCACGATTATGAATTTAAAGACCAGTTTTTAGTTACCCATGATAGTAAATGGGGCCAATTTGTTAATAATGTAGGTTCCAATCCAACATATGTTCATCAACAGCGATATAACGTATTAGATGTAGAATCATCTAGTTCAAAATCTaattataatgaaaaggaGTCTAACacagaggaagaattagaaagaTTGAGAGTGAGGAAAGAAGTGTTTCAAAACTTAAATTCAGGTTGGGGTGGAGAACAACGCTTGAATGCTCTTTACAACTTACcagttgaagaagattatgAATTTAAGGATCAAAATGATAGGAATGAGTGGGTACAATACATatccaaaatgaaaaaattatattatgGACCACAATCGAAGGATATGAATTCTGACATGGAGATTTTATCAACAACTTCACAGACAGCGGGCAATCGTGATGTCCATCATCAAGCTTGGCTAGATGAACTTGAGCgggaaaagaagaaatggcGTCAATTAAGACAACGGAAACTACAACAATGGAAACCTGGTTTCTTCCAACTTTTGTTTGCCAATCAATACTTACCACTAAGTTTTAGAAtaattattggaattttgTGTTGTGTTTCTCTTGGTCTAGCAACAagaatctttcaaaattcaGAGTCTCATAGCATCAGCCAAGTACATGGAACAGTATCTCAACAACCGAGTACTATTATGGCAATTTGTGTAAACGCTATTGCCATCTTATACATCATCTACATTGCTATCGATGAATTTACTGGCAAACCATTGGGATTGAGAGATCCACTGGATAAAATGAAACTGATCTTATTAGATTTGctgtttattattttttctagTGCAAATTTGGCCCTAGCATTCAATACGAGGTTTGACAAGGAATGGGTTTGTACAGGTAGCTCCAGAGACTCCGATCAATACCCTAAGATTGCATATATCTGCAGGAAGCAAGAAGCATTATCagcatttttatttgtagCATTATTCATGTGGGTCTTCACGTTTACAATAAGTATAATAAGGGTTGTCGAAAAGGTATCGTCAACAAACGCGAGAAATTAA